The following are encoded in a window of Spiroplasma tabanidicola genomic DNA:
- a CDS encoding pyrroline-5-carboxylate reductase family protein translates to MKKILMIGTGHMGEAILKALSIKLEKTKYKMFILNRNEQKSQNLANLYKCNYLDYKQVINFNQFDIFILGFRPSDAKNFFKTFKLNDQKNKLIISMLNAYTIDTIKLNFENNINIVRIMPNMNASECKSSTGYVTYGVNKNLINIGIDIIKYFGKAYELEESNFSGFVALTGCAPAFIYEFINGFKEFAKECGYDLKQANEFIKDTIVATTNFALSEEYKLDDLINKIIVPGGPTEAGHNVLIHNNFKDILIKCFEASKEKS, encoded by the coding sequence ATGAAAAAAATACTTATGATTGGTACTGGTCATATGGGTGAAGCTATTTTAAAAGCTTTATCGATTAAACTAGAAAAAACAAAATATAAAATGTTTATATTAAATAGAAACGAGCAAAAATCACAAAACTTAGCAAATTTATATAAATGTAATTATTTAGATTACAAACAAGTAATTAATTTTAATCAGTTTGACATATTTATACTTGGTTTTAGACCGAGTGACGCAAAAAATTTTTTTAAAACTTTTAAATTAAATGATCAAAAAAATAAGTTAATAATATCAATGTTGAATGCTTATACAATTGATACTATAAAATTAAATTTTGAAAATAATATAAACATTGTAAGAATTATGCCTAATATGAATGCAAGCGAATGCAAATCATCAACAGGTTATGTTACTTATGGAGTTAATAAAAACTTAATAAATATAGGAATTGATATTATTAAGTATTTTGGAAAAGCATATGAGCTTGAGGAAAGTAATTTTTCAGGGTTTGTTGCACTTACAGGTTGTGCACCTGCTTTTATTTATGAATTTATAAATGGGTTTAAAGAATTTGCAAAAGAGTGTGGTTATGATCTAAAACAAGCAAATGAATTTATTAAAGATACAATTGTAGCGACAACTAATTTTGCTTTAAGTGAAGAATATAAATTAGATGATTTAATAAATAAAATAATAGTTCCTGGTGGTCCAACTGAAGCTGGTCATAATGTTTTAATACATAATAACTTTAAAGATATATTAATTAAATGTTTTGAAGCATCAAAAGAAAAAAGCTAA
- a CDS encoding rhodanese-like domain-containing protein, with protein sequence MQWLDYVFKFISKVFASNAFKKKYKVKTANKLLKILKNNKWQVVDIRGPLVYASNHIKNTINIPVMTFNYNYYKKLEKHKKILLINSNYRSDLNIYRTLKSKGFKTYILYSNYADLIINPEIDEMTKIMIYD encoded by the coding sequence ATGCAATGATTAGATTATGTATTTAAATTTATAAGCAAGGTATTTGCTTCAAATGCTTTTAAAAAAAAGTATAAAGTAAAAACAGCAAATAAATTATTAAAAATTTTAAAAAATAATAAATGACAAGTAGTAGATATAAGAGGTCCACTTGTTTATGCAAGTAATCATATAAAAAATACTATTAATATACCAGTTATGACTTTTAACTATAACTACTATAAAAAATTAGAAAAACATAAAAAAATTTTACTAATTAACAGTAACTACCGAAGTGATTTAAATATATATAGGACCTTAAAGTCTAAAGGTTTTAAGACTTATATTTTATATTCTAATTATGCAGATCTTATAATCAATCCAGAAATTGATGAAATGACAAAAATAATGATATATGACTAA